The DNA window CTTCAAATCTGTCAGGAGGTCACCTACCAACTGCTCATTTACAGACCCGGGGGCCACCCCTCATTTCCAGAGTCCTGCTCTAGAGCTTCGCCGGGGCCGAGGGGGTCTCTGTGGAGCCTGACCGACTCTCATGTGGGCACGGGCGTGGGGTGCGACAGTCTCACCCCACCCCGTCCCAGGGCAGGGCACAGAGCGGAGGGGGGCCGTGCAGCTCGGCCTCGTGGGGTCCCCTGTTCTGCCCCCACAGCCAGAACGAGCTCACATGTTTCATGTTCTTGTCTGCAGATAGCTCTCTGTTCTCACGGGGAAGAGCGCCTGCAGAAACACCAGGGTGGGGAGTGAGGTCTGAGCTCAGGAAGCCAGCCTTCAGGGTGAGCGGACAAGGGTGGAGAACAGAGcaccaccagcccccacccccacccccgcactccctcctctggggaagggaggctaaggcagggagggagcagagaccCAGGTCTGAAGGGGTGTCCACGCTGGGGACACACGCACGCCTTCTTGTTCCCAGCCATGGACGGCTGTGGCTGGTTCCCCACAGGCTCTCGGAGTGGACAGCGTGAGCCAGCATGTGTGTCTGTCTGTTGGCGCCCTGATGGCAGAGGGCGAATGGCACCAGGCTTTCTCGCTCGGCCTGGTGCCCCCGCACACCCCCACGCTCCGTGTCCCAGGATGAGGGCAGGTGTCTGGAAGAGCAGCTCAGGGAGGAGGCCACAGGGAGCCAGCATGGTCCGCCCTCACCCCCGGACACTAACCGGCCATCAAGACAGTGGCAGTGACCTCCTGAGGAGCAGGCCGGGCCCTAAGGGTACCTGGGGTCACAGGAGAACGTGATGCTTTCCCCAGCCTCCTCTCAGGAAGTCTCCATCAAAAAGCCGCTCCCCAAACGGTCAGGCCAATGGGCTGACATGGTCACCTCTGTGTTCAGAGCAGGCTGTGGGGTCCTCGGGCCGCTGGGAGGACTGAGGGTGAAGGTCCTGACCAGACATGAGGGTCCTGTGTGCACCACCCAGGCCTCGGGACCGCCCTGTCTGCAGGGCCAGCCACCGCCCCGGGGGCCCCTCCTGCCATCACACGGGATTGACCCCCAGACCCTCGTGTCTGTTCAGCTGCAGAGAGACGAACTGGCAGAAGCACAGACCCAGCTCCAGGTGGCCCGGGGCCCCCTGGGCGTCCTCGCCGGCGGGGAAGTGTGCGTGGGCCACGCAGCAGGCGTAGCTGGAGGAGAAGCGCAGGAGGGCCTCCCGGAACAGGGCCTCGCCCTCCGCGGCCTCCAGGAAGACGCGTCTGCAGTCCTCCAGCAGCACATACACGAAGTACAGCTTGTTCATGGTGTCGCAGCCCATCAGCAGGGAGTGGGGCGCCAGCAGCGTGTTGGCCTCCCCCACTCTGAGCACCAGCTCCCGCATCTTCTTCCGAGAAAACCTCCTGAACCAGCACAGGCTGTTCACCCCCAAGATGACGAAGAGGGGGCTGAAGAAGACGGTGGCGGAGATGAGGAGGAAGCGCTGAGCCGGCGGGTTCTCCTGCAGCCCCAGAACCAGGGGGAGGGTCAGCAACCCcaaggagaggaaaagcaggaagaTGCCCAGCGGGACCCTGCAGCCCAGGTACCGGAGGCAGGACCTGGGGGACGGCACCGCATTGAGGATGCCCACGGCGTGCTTGAACACCTCCGCGTCCTCCAACACCTCCTTCAAGGGGTCCGGGACGGCGAGGGTGCTGAAGGACCCCACCTTCCACGAGGGCAGGCCGTCCCTGTTGATGCAGTTCAGGGTCAGGAGGGTCTTCCCGCTGTAGAGGGAGGCGGCCGGGCGCCGGGCCGGCAGGGCGCGCGCCAAGCAGCGGTTGGGCTGGCACAGGAGCTGCCCCACTTTGCGGTAGAAGCGGCTGTCCGCGGCCTCCAGGTAGGTCAGGTGGCTGAGGTGCAGCGGGACCTGGCAGGGCCGCAGCAGCACCGGGATGACCGGTTTCCTCTCCAGGCAGTAGCCGAAGAGGGACAGGTCGGCCTCCAGGAGGCACCACCTGCTCTGCACAAAGTCCTGGCTCAGCACCAGCAGCACCTTCTGGCTGTGCTGGATGCACTCGGCCATGTTCTCCAGGACATTCCTGCCCGGGGTGAAGTCGCGCTCGTGCAGGCAGACTCTCAGCCCCGGGAGGTCCGCTTCCAGGCGGCTGATGAGCCCGTGCGTCCACGTGGCGTCCATGCTACTGTAGCTCACGAACACGTGGAACTTCTCGCTGGGCCTCAGCGGGGACACGGCCAGAGCCACGCTTTCCTCCCCGGGGCCGGGGTCCGTGTGGGCCTGAGCCACGCCTTCCTCCCAGGGGCCGGGGTCCATGCGCACCGCCTGAGAATCCACCCCTGGGGAACTGCCTCTGGTCTCCAGAGAAGAAAACCGCCCTCAGGCTGCAAGAGATGAAGACAGACGGACTAGGCGGATGGACAACAGCAGACTACCTATAGACATGGGACTGAGGCCACAGCCAGCAGCCACCAGCTCCGAAAGCCACCCACAGCCGCGGGAACCACTGGCCCAAACCTGCCAGAAGGTGGTCAGCTTTCCCACTCACCGTTCCCCCTTCCAACTCAGGACCCACCAGACAAAGCCAGCATGCTCCCCTTACCAACCTCAAGGACACCTGTCTTCCAGCTCCCTGACCCCAGCCTCCATCGGGGCACCTGAGCCCCCTTCCCACTACcacgtctcccactcccctgcctgcccctgggTCTCTGCCACACACAAGTGTCATGGGGCCCCCAATTTGGTGCGCTCTGAGGAATCAGCCTTGCTGTTCTCATCTGGAGGGGGGCTTCCTTGATGTCCACAAGACATCGGCTTTGAAAGCCTTGGGGCACACAGTGGCCACACCTTCCTGTCCGTTCTCTTCAGCTGTGGCTCGTGTGGTTACTGGTCAGGAGGGGTTGCTATAGACTGGATGTTTGTGTCCCCAAAATTCACGTGTTGAAGCCCTAGCCCCCAGGTAATGGTATTGGGAGGTGACTAGggcatgagggtggagccccatgGATGGGGTTAGTGCCCTCACCCCTCCATCGAGGGTGCATTGAGCAGGCactgtctacaagccaggagTTGGCTGCACCAGAAGCTGACCACACTGGCGCCCTGATCCCAGAAGGCCAGTCCCCAGACTGTGAGAAATGACTGTTGTTTCAGCCCCCAGACTATGGTGCTGTCTTCCAGAGCCCGAGCAGAGGAAGACAGGCCCTCCTCTATAATGCTTGCTCCAGGAAGGGCAGTCATGCTGCAGAAAGCACTAGAACTGTCTCTATGCTGCTCGAGACCCCCACATCAAGATCCTGCTTCTAGAGTGCTGAGCTGGAACTCCGGCCACCAGAGGTCTGTCTGCTGCTTTCCAAGGAGGCTTACCAGGCACCGTCTCCCCAGGACTCACGGCTGAGATTTTCTTGTGTGCCCACAGCTAGCTGAGGTGACCCTATCCAGATGCTCTGCCCACTGGAGCCCTGCACACCCCACGTGGCAGCTGGTTGGACGGCCAGCCTCACAGGCACAACGTGGGCTGTGATGCCACTGTGCCAGGCAGTCCCTGGCCGAGACCCCTCCCCTCTTGGGTGAGCAGGAGCCAGGGAGTCAAGAGGAGGACCAGAGAGCAGCTCTGGgaaatgaaggaggaaggagcccctctgcccactccctgcTTCCACAGGgacccttctccccacctgctcTGCCTGGTGACTGAGAGGAAGGCACCCACACAGTGGTGATGAGGGGTCTCATCCCACAGCCCAGCCAGCACAGCACTGGACTGGAGCCTTTGCACCAGGCCACGGTGtctgcccttcctgcccagcAAGACCACCCCCTTCCAGGTGGCAGGTGAGCGAGGCCCCAGGGGACACCCCTGGAAGCCTGGTCTCACAGGACTCCCCCTCCAGGGAGGGCTGGCCACCCCCCTTCTCTCACCGGCACCCTGGAAGTGGGTAAGGACGTGCCCGGTCCAGGAGGCGCCTGCCCCTGCTCCACCACCGTGAACGCTGTGACTCAGACTGTCCTGGACCCTGAGGGCCTGAGGAGTGCGGGCTCTCGGCCAGccagccctgctccctcctcactGCTGCTCCTCCTGGCATGGGTCTCAGAGGCCTGGGAGGCAGCTAGGGACCCTCCCCCAGCGCTGTCCAGAAAGAAGGAAGTGTGCACCCCACACTTTCCAGAGGCTTCTCTGCTAAAGCAAAAGTAGTGGGAACCGAAAAAGGAAGCAAATTGAGGAAGGGCCCTCCTGCAGAATGCGGATGGTGGACCCGGAGAAGAGGCATAGCTCTGCCCCTTCTGAGAAAAGATTCTGGCTGGACCTCCCGGGTCTGGAGGTCTGGGGCTCTTGAAATCTGTCTGATGGGGATGTGGGCTGCTTACAAGGCAACTTTGCCAGAGCTGCTGGGCTTGCAAGCTGCTGGGCCAGGCCCTCCAGCTGGAAGAAGTGACAGGGAGGACCGCGTGACTTGGTGGCTCCTGGCTGGGTTCACTGGAGCGGCTCTGCCCAGGGGCAGGGTGCATCCTCTGTCTCATggtctgtctccccctctgatttctcccccttcagttttctgtcccttcccctgtggtcctctgtgctattccttatgttccacatatgagtgaggccatatgataattgtctctctctgcttgacttatttcacttagcataatcccctccagttccatccatgtcgatgcaaatggtgggtattcatcctttctgatggctgagtaatattcctttgtacatacgaaccacatcttcttcatccaacATCTGCTGGAggacatctcagttccttccacagtttggctattgtggactttgctgctatgaacattggaatacaggtgccccttcttttcactacatctgtgtctatggggtaaatacacacttgtgcaattgctgggtcgtagggtagttctatttttaactttttgaggaacctccacactgttttccagagtggctgcaccagtttgcattcccaccaacagtgtaagagggatctcctttctccacatcctcgccaacatctgttgtttcctgtcttgttaatttttgccattctaactggtgtgaggtggtatctcattgaggttttgatttgtatttccctgatggccagtgatgcagagcattttttcatgtctgttggccgtttgtatgtcttcttgggagaagtgtctgttcatgtcttccacccatttcttgacctgatgattcattttttgggtgttgagtttgaaaagttctttatagatcttggataccagcccttcaTCCGTAATGTCATTTGCACATGTCCtctcccgttccgtgggctgcctcttagttttgttggctgtttcctttgctgtgcagaagctttggatcttgatgaagtcccaatagttcatttttgcttttgtttgcctttggggatgtgtcttgaaagaagttgctgtggccgatgtcaaagaggttactgcctgtgttctcctctaggattttgatgaattcctatctcacattgaggtc is part of the Ursus arctos isolate Adak ecotype North America unplaced genomic scaffold, UrsArc2.0 scaffold_7, whole genome shotgun sequence genome and encodes:
- the LOC113252094 gene encoding uncharacterized protein LOC113252094, producing the protein MDPGPWEEGVAQAHTDPGPGEESVALAVSPLRPSEKFHVFVSYSSMDATWTHGLISRLEADLPGLRVCLHERDFTPGRNVLENMAECIQHSQKVLLVLSQDFVQSRWCLLEADLSLFGYCLERKPVIPVLLRPCQVPLHLSHLTYLEAADSRFYRKVGQLLCQPNRCLARALPARRPAASLYSGKTLLTLNCINRDGLPSWKVGSFSTLAVPDPLKEVLEDAEVFKHAVGILNAVPSPRSCLRYLGCRVPLGIFLLFLSLGLLTLPLVLGLQENPPAQRFLLISATVFFSPLFVILGVNSLCWFRRFSRKKMRELVLRVGEANTLLAPHSLLMGCDTMNKLYFVYVLLEDCRRVFLEAAEGEALFREALLRFSSSYACCVAHAHFPAGEDAQGAPGHLELGLCFCQFVSLQLNRHEGLGVNPV